ccctaagcggtttatctggtaggcgtggcaagcagtcgtttttttattagctgatctcgattgcgtaattgttacacactgttggttttttcgttgtatcttcctggtttttagctcgatttctttcaaaccacaaaaggtttgaggttcaatagttaacctattcacccaccgattttcagcttcttcccatacgcggtttaccctgtaggcgtgacaacatattggtgttatttttcgtgaataatcgctcataactctttgcctgtttatcgtattccagccaaagttggtaccgagatgcgcctttataccccccttctgtgtgccaaatttcaaggcaatcggatatggcgttcgagttttatagcagtttttgtaagtgtgcgacaagaaaaagaaaaataagaagaaaaaaaaaaacgaagaaactgagccaatttttgaagtcgcatatctcgggaacgcgcgaagcgatttcgctcaaatttggaatgtggagtgctgcagttggagggaatgtccacagcaaaaatcgtcttgtttcatcaaggaagcacagagctacggaggtgcgaaaattgcgttttctttcttcctgtcaatatactcacgggtgttacgcgccggcttcttgggccgcacgacacactaccgtgtgtcttgattgttattatgatacaaatttcattTTTTCTAAAAAATTAGATACTTGACAAATTTCATTTTATACTTGTATTTTGTAGATGACAGACCTGCTGCACATGACATTAACAAGTATGTTGTGCCAAATTGTTCAGCAAAGTGGAGGGAGCTTGGTGAAGCCCTAGGAATGACATCAGACCAACTCGACATAATAACGGTAGACCATCCTACTAGTTGTGAAGATAGGTGTAAGATGATGTTACGCAAATGGCTTGACCACAATCCCTCAGCTACGTGGGGTAAACTTATTGATGCTGTTGACTCCTCAATTGTTACTGTACACAGCAATACAGAAGGTATAGTTACACAGGTGCTGAGATAATCAAGTCCAATTGTATTATAGCAATACATCCAAGTGTAATTTTGTTCTATGTATATGATCCATATAATATTCATGATTCCAGTTGAATCACTAAAGTGGTTAGAGAAGTACATGGATAAGCAATTTAGATACAAAgctctgttcaattactctaataaaatatacACTTAACAGAATGCACACTTATTGactaaatgctctaataggacagtcacttCTAATGTCCAGATAATCAAGGGTTTGTGTAATAGAGATTCGGATGGTCCTACTATATTATGTGTATATGCAAACTgcttataatattttatatctcATGCAATAGTGGTCTCCCAATTATCTCATCACATCAGAAGAATCTACAGACATACTAGGTTCAGTGTTGGAAACCACACCTGGCCACCAGAGCAGCCCCAGGACTATACCCCATTAGTATTAGTGCACTATAAAGGACAACGTATTTTACAAGACACCACTACAATTATGGGAAGGCTACACACTGGTGgcattaatgatgtcatttctGCTGCTAGCAGTCAACCAGATTTTAAACCAACTAGTATTCAGCCATTAAAAAAGGCTCTTCAATATAATGAAGTAACTAAGAGTGTTGCTGATGTATTGGTACTATTTGAACAAACTGATAGTCCACAAACAGTACTAATAGAGGGTGCACCTGGCATTGGTAAGTCCATTCTTATGAAGCACATTGCTTACAGCTGGGCTGAGGGAGAAATCCTATCAAAGTTTCAGCTGGTGTTATTAGTGTACCTAAGGGACCCAGCTATTCAAAAAATAAAATCACTTAAAGGGCTTCTCAATTCATTCTACAGACGTGTCACAGACAATGATGAAGACATTGCTGCATGTAGTAAACATCTAGTGCAAGATGGTGGCAAGTCTCTTATTTTTCTCCTTGATGGCTATGACGAATTCCCTGAAGAGTTGAGGGAAAACAGTTTGATAGCAGATATACTAGATCGCTATGTACTTCCTGAATGTGGCTTGGTTATATCATCTCGTCCTCATGCTTCAGTACATATTCACAAGAAGGCTACTCTTCGAGTTGAGATCTTAGGCTTTACTGAAAAGGAACGAGAACACTTCATTCAACAATCACTGAAAAAACAGCCAGACAAAATTGTGCAGCTTACCACCTATCTCCAGAATCATATGACCATCAACAGCTTATGCTTCACTCCATTCCACATGGTTGTGTTACttttcatctacaaacaagaaTATTCTTTACCTAACAGTTTAACAGAGCTCTACAAGTTATTCATTTGCCTAACCATCTGCCGACACCTTGCAAAATGTGGTAACAATATTTTCTCAGTTATCACAGATTTCTACAAACTTCCATATCCTTGTGATACGATCATAAAACAATTGTCAAATCTTTGTCTTCATTCACTTGCCAATAATCAATTAATCTTTACATTAACAGATATTAAAACTTTCTGTCCACAATTGGAAATCATACCAAGAGCCATTGATGGGTTTGGACTCTTGCAAGTAGTGGAATATATTGACATCTTCAAAACAACAAAGACTTTTACTTTTATCCATGTTGTTGTCCAAGAGTTTCTTGCCGCTTACCACATTACGCTTCTTCCACCATATAAAGAGTTGTCTATATTAGAAAAATATTTTTGGAATGACAATCATACTAACATGTTTAATATTTATGTTGCACTGACCAAAGGACAGAGTCCAGCGTTAATGAAATTTCTATGCAATAACGATGGTACTATCGGTGAAAAATTCCTTAATGACAAGCTGAAGTGTCTTCATTTGTATCAACACATTTATGGAGCTGATGACAAACAAATGTGCTATGCTATTGAAAAAATGTTTAGTGACAAAGAAATTTACTTATGGGGAACTACATTGTCACGTAATGATTTAGGGGCTGTTACAACTATGCTTGCTTGCTCATCCATTAAACAATGGAAGGAGCTTGAATTGAGCAGTTGCTGTATTCAAGATTATGGGGTCAAGCTACTGCACTGCAGCCTAAGGGACAGTAACATCACTATTGAAGAACTTAGATTGGGAAACAACGGCCTTTCTTCATCATCAGATAGGTGCCTCTGTGACATTGTCATCAACTGTGAGGTAAAGGCACTGGAGattagctacaacaaaaccattgGGGAAACAAATGAATTCTTTCCCAAAATTTTAGCACACCCATCTAGCAGAATAGAAATACTGTACATGATTGGTAACAACTACTCATCTGCAGTTGCTGTCCAGCTATTCACTTCATTAAAAGATAACACAACACTGAAGAGGCTGGTAATTATGGACAACAAAATCACTGACGAAGCCTGTGATGCAATCTGTGCAGCCTTACAAGTCAACAACACCTTATGGTTGCTGAATATATGGGGCAACCCAATTACTGGAAAAGCATTGCAACTAATAGTAAATGCCTTGCAGGAAAACAATACTTTACAACTACTGTGGTTTCCAAAAGATGCTGATGAAGATTTTGAGGCAATCACTTCACTACGAAAAGTTGTTAACAAGAAACGAAGAAGTAGAGGTTGTCATTTAAAACTGCAAATTAACTGACAGCCATATTATTATTTTCCATATAGCAACACCTACTCAATAAAATACCTGGTTATTCCACTGTCTGTGCTGTGTGTGTTCTTTTTGTTAGAAATAAGGCATCCTAAACAGTACTCATTGTGGCAAGTGCGAGCCAACATTATTACTTCCCCAGCTATTGATGTGTCCAGAGTGATGATAAGTttctaatttatttatttatttataaagcCCTAAAAAAGTGTCATGCAAATTTACAAAACTTAATTATGTTTGTTCCATTCTGAAGCAGTCTGTTGAACTGAACTGAGATAAATGTTTGTTCTTGTGTTATTTGAACTGAATAGCTGGCTCTAGTAGCCCCACCAGGAGCGTAAATTGATTTGTAGTTGTATGGGATGTAAATTAAATCATTTAAAAGTTTAAACATTAACAATAAACGTGCCTGTACTCTACTGGACAACACTTTAAATTATGTAGCAATTTTGAAAAGGGAGAGCTGCTCAACCATGAATGGTTGTGCTACTTCATGCAGCTTATCGGGGATACTAGCTGATGCTGGATTATGTATGGTTAAGTCGTTATAACACTACTAACCTCAACTGATGAATTCTGGTACTTCAGGTACTGTACTGTGTCACACATCAACCCCACAAGCCTAGATGTTTTCACAGGCCAAATAGTGGAAACTTTGTACACAAAGATATTGGCAAGAGAAATGTTTATATAACAATCAAAGTTTTGAGAGCATGTCAATTTATTGCTATACAGCTGCTACTGTTAAGGGGTAGTGATCAATACTGGGGTATTTTCTACTTCTAACATGATTTTAATGGTGCCATTTTGTAGGGACACTGTTTTGATTCTGTAGATCCAGCTATTATAAAGTACTACTGCATTTAATAAACAAACAATAATACAACAAAAACAATTCAGTTTGTTGATTTTGACCACAACAGTGTATATTAGTGTGGCTGTCCAACATAAAAGATTTCCAAAAACTTGGCAAATTTTATGCAGgagtggatccagggtttggtaAAGGGTTGCACCATGATTAGGGtagtaggtagctatagcagggggtctgggggaagCTAAAGGCATTTATATGTTTCATTACTGATTGAGTAGTTTTAAGCACAAATATCTAAAATCATTGTTAAAATCCTGTTCTCTAAGTGGTCAGCATTGATCAACAGCTGTTGGGACCATGCAGTGACAGTCATGATTTCATGATCAATTGTAAGCCTGAAGTAAATTGTCATAACATAGAATGACATACAAAGGATCAGACTTAAATTCCTAGCAGGTTATATAGCTAAATGTGTCCATAGGTTGGTGTtgcagatgcaagttttcatatTCACCAATAATTTTGTTAATTGTGttttctattggagtatttggctgactgctctattagagtatctcgatttttgtTAAAGGTGGGGGGCACTAGCCTGACTACGCTAATTAAGTAGCTACCAACATCAAATTGCTTAGTTACACTAATTGATGTTGGCAACACCTTAGCAGCAGTAACTAACTATATGAAAATCATACACTATAGCTGGCAACAGACAAGCCTCTAACCATGACTGGCTGTGATCTTCCTATTATCAGGGAAATGTTCAATCAGTACTTCCTCTCACTCTTGAGTTGTCCTCACATCATATTGTCCTGTAAAATGCATAAAGATTTAGTAGCTCAAGTAGTAAAATATGGAGGTACCGTCTATGCAACTGTCTTTGTCCTTCATGCAGTATTCCAGTGATGGTGCGATTATGAGTCCATGCACCTATTTATGATGTGCCTGGTGTAGCCAGTTGTAGGACAGTCTTGTGTGAGGCCAGGCAGGTCAGGTTGATCTACAAGATGAGGACATATTTCATATATACAACAGATTTTTCTGTTGTCTAGCCTAGAGTGAGCTGTTTGAAAGCTTTGAAATTAGAGAGGACCCATAGGAAAGTGGATACTGATGAATCCCCTAGTCTACAGCAAGGGCGGATCGGGGGGGGGGCTGAAGTCCCCCCTTTACTTTTAGGTTTTACTTCATCAATATGCTgaagattataatgaaatttagtcttagcataattatattatcactaataatacaaatactcataaaaccaccttataaacatctttccaaggtattatcagtggatttatgctaaagttggacccggatcagcattggaagtGTACAAGAtcgttatactctaatagagcagtcacctaactactctaatagaacattcacttgaaacatatagttggttctgttatggaatttttccaaatctgcctgcacctatacatacaatgaagtgcattggtctgtttaaaaggcttgattcatctacttgtgtagtttatatgcatggcaatacttaattcaggtataCAATtcccattgaaaatgctctcagattcaatctcgtatcattcaaatttcaaaattttccactttcaacattattattctaacatgcacctattgttgtgcaattgtgagagagtgcatcatgtgcttggttgtctgtacctacccaaactttcaGTTCCATTAATAAAATgtttcagagagccatacctataatctaaaggcagtatataaaatatctacaggcagaaatatcaattttatgtggaaatggcaatattttagcatctatttttcaaaaatttcctggggggggcatgcctccataCCCCCCTAATTCTAGcttgcttcacatgctgggaggtgtacttcgcacacctctacccaatagattagtaccttgagttagcccccacCCCTTATAAattctagatctgcccctgtacaGAGTATGTGCAGCACCAAGATTAGGTCTCTAGACCCAgaatcacatgcacacacacaatcgcacacactacacacatatacaaaaGCAAAGCTCTTGGCTACGTACTAGCATGGTCATGCCTAGCCaatgaaccagcactgggacggAGATTATATCATTTATGGAATTAATTGTGATTGTCTCTGAATATCATGATGTTGatatgtatctaatcaaaaacagccaaactgtaaaaaaaggtgcgccccccaaaaaggccatggtgaaaaaagatgtgaaatccaaggtggcggccaagaaatggctgtgatggtaggttaatggttacattttaataacaacaattcaggtgaatttggtgccaagaccaagcggcacaaaattcacctgaattgtcgttatcaaaatgtaaccattaacctaccatcacagccatttcttggccgccatcttggatttcacatattttttcaccatggcctttttgggggccgcacctttttttacagcttggctgtttttgattagatatcacttctttttgtatttgtatactgcaaagccggcctatggctggctttggggcttttttaacccatgcgtttttttctttactacaggaagaagaaaagaacttaaagaagaattttagtacttcaattaatttttattttattagtaattatacaaattatatacatatatttattacatgcccattattccccacaggatatttttttgcagctgatctctctactgggtgacttgaaatgtagctgaactatatacaggatggtttctttgtagctgaattctctacaaggtaacctcttctagctggtctctctacaggatattttgtttctagctgaactctctacaggtgatttgtttgcagctaaactctatacatggtggtgtctttgtagccgaactctctacatgatggtttctttgtagctgaactctctataaggtgacttcgtctagctgaactctctacagggtgattttttgtagccgaactctctacatgatggtttctttgtagctgaactctctacaaggtgacttcgtccagctgatctctctacggggtgatttgtttctagctgaactctctacaggttgatttgcttgtagatgaactctctacagggtaacttgcttgtagctgaactccttactttgtgtctagtttgtagctgatctctctacagggtgatttgtttgtagctgaactccttacattgtgtgtagtttcttgctgatctctctacagggtgatttgtttgtagctgatctctatacaagttgatttgtgtgtagctgatctctctacaaggtaatttgtttgtagctgaactatctataaggtgatttgtatgtagctaatctctctgcagattgatttgttttagctgaactctgatttgtttatagcttatctctgtacaggttgatttgtgtgtaactgatctctctacaagctgatttgtttgtagctgatcactctgcaggttgatttgtttctagatgatctctctacaggttgatttgtttgttgctgatcgctctaaaggttgatttgtttgtagctgaactctctgcaaagtgttttgtttgtagttgatttctctacaaggtgattttttgtagctgacctctcttcagggtgatttgtttctagctgatatctctacagggtgattttttgtagctgacctctcttcagggtaatttgtttctagctgatcgctctacaggttggtttgtttgtagctgaactctctacagggtgatttgcttgtagctgaactccttacattgtgtctagtttctagctgatctctctacagggtgatttgtttgtagctgatctctctacaagttgaattgtgtgtagctgatctctctgcaggttgatttgtttatagccgatctctctacaaggtaatttgtttgtagctgaactctctataaggtgatttgtttgtagctgatctctctgcaggttgatttattttagctcaactctctacaaggtgatttgtttgtagctgaactccttacattgtgtgtagtttctagctgatctctctacagggtgatttgtttgtagctgatctctctacaagttgattagtgtgtagctgatctctctgcaggttgatttgtttgtagccgatctctctacaggtaatctgtttgtagctgaactctctataaggtgatttgtttgtagctgatctctctgcaggttgatttgttttagctgaactctctacagggtgattgcttgtagctgaactccttacattgtgtctagtttctagctgatctctctacagggtgattttttgtagctgaactctctacagggtgatttgtttctagcttatctctctacaggtagatttgtgttgatttgttcattgctgatcgctctaaaggttgatttgttgcagctgaacaccctgcaaagtgctttgtttgtagctgatcactccaaagggtaatttgtttgtagctgaactctctccacagtgacttgtgtgtagctgaattctgtgtaactgaattctctagagagtgacttaattgtagctgaattctctacacagtgcatgacttgtttatagctgaactttcttcagtgtgacttgtaatgttctgaatctctatagtgatatatttgcttaactctccacatggtgactgtcttcttgctgaactgtctctgtttgcagctgaactccctacagaataacttgtaataaaattctataatggagtaaataaattagctgaatgctctattagggtgactgttctattagagtatctcgatctcgcatttgctacacggagttggctttcgaatcataactcagtggtttgtaatccgattcttctgtactactgcaaggactttctatgaaggttattccagctatacaccgattttcagctcattgctctaagcggtttgcctagtaggcgtgaaaactaatacttttttattcataaaaatcgatcgcataattgtgacacaggttgggttttgtgtcatatctccgtggtctttatctcgattcctttcaaaccagcaaaaggcactcctacgatggttactccatgtacatagcaattttcaactcattccatgaagcggtttaccctgtaggcgtgacaacaaatcgatcttgttttacgcgaataatcggtcataactcctgaatcattcatcggatttgtaccaaacttGATGCTAgcattcgcctttggactccctttctgtgtgccaaatttcaaggcgatcggagtacgcgtttgcttgttatagcaaatTTTGcgagtgtgcgaaaagacgaagaagaaaaaaaaacgaagaaaaaaaaacgaaactttggcagctcgtatctcggaattggctggagcgatttccttcaaatttggaatgtagactcccttggctggcgggcaactgtgtagcaaatttggttccaatcagataagtgatcaccgagatacaaatgtgtgaaaatgacgttttcgttcttcctgtcaatatactcacgggtgtggcgcgccggcttcttgggccgcacgacacactaccgtgtgtcttgattataaatatatatactATAATCGTGATGCTGTGACAACGCATGCAAATGTGtattagcaaaaaaaaaggtGTCACATACTTGTTGTGGAGGAACTCAGTCTGGAAAACAAGCCTACACTTCAGAAACAGTTCATTGTGTGAAAAAAAGCCTACCAGTTAAAAACCATTGAATttaatgatatatatatatcattatgtaactgtaactgcCTATGGCCTTAACTGCATACAATGTTGCCTTTTCATTAAAATAAATCATTGATAAAGTGTAAAGTTGTGCATATACGATGTTAAATTGCATGCTAGTTAACATATTTGCGATATGTTCAGTTGCATCCTACAATCATGAAAGTAGCAAATTCCACAATCACTCAGCCCTAACTGGGACaactgtgtgctactcaggtacTAAGAATAAGAGTCAGtgtaggcaaatcctcctggggcacgACTATACTAGTGACACACCAAGAATCATGCTCAGTataaataaacacacacacacttttcacAAAGTTCTGTAATGTATAAAGTTACGCTGCACGACATAATGGCAGGGGGCTTGGGGCAGGCATAGATCCTTTACTgaggcagtggcgtagccacgaaaaaatttttaccgaggcaaagtttatacattgagaGGGTTTGACTCAACTgatcacaaacactttcaagcatcggtggtacagcatttacaGGGATGAATGGCAGAAACTGTTTtagaagactctgagcatttactacatgtcataagcaatactccagcttagttaatgctatatatgtataccaTGCTAGTTCaattgtactcaacacaaaagaaattacttactccggagatattttgagtagtCAAgtcatccatggactgcaacagaggccatagtcatgcacactatacctTTTATTGATCTggtgtgatatttaagtcagagatacCTCTTTCAtatgatgctcaactgcatgtgctaagcatgtcaaactagggagtctgggagcatgctctttcaaggaaaattttaaaaatatatgttTGAAATggctgctaatgcatgatatgcatgatcaattagctcaatgcaatgtcatgcagtgtaatgagaacagtggctaaagtctgtactgaatgctctattacagagtatattacgatgactgctctattagagtatattacgatgactgctctattagagagcatCTCGAttttttcatacaaattcaagtagctgaaaagtggtccagccaatCCCAGACCGTGTCACtgtgggctccagccctgcttagtactacagccatagattctatctgtgtggtacagtaataaACACTGTCTATATATAACGTTTCAGTAGAAAAATCGGGgggccaaaactcaggcctgctcagcctgaattgttgagcatttttaccgaggcagctgcctcggttgcctcaatggtagctacgccactgtgaGGTGAACTacacaatcgattgtgggattgagccACGCCTTCATATCACCTGATGTGTTAAGTAATCACAGCAATCACGAAGTAAGTCACGAACGAGTCGCGAAGATTATTCGACTAACTATATGTGGACTAATCGAGGCAGCAATGTATCGAATCCTTTTACAGACACTTTTATTGCATTTAGTATACTCTGAGAACGTAAGTAAAGAGGATCCGGAGGTTCATTATTCACCGGTAAGTCGTACTCGGTACTCCTGTACTTTTAATAGTCACACTCCACAGCATCAACTAATCACTAGTAAAGGTTATCCAGCTGAAGAACACTGGGTTACTACTGAAGATGGTTACATTCTGAACATGCAAAGAATCCCCCATGGGAAGGACGGAACTACTCCAGGACCAGTAGTGTTCCTACAGCATTGTCTACTTGGTGCTAGTTCCGACTGGATGGTGAACTTAGTCAATGAGAGTTTAGCATTTATACTAGCTGATGCTGGATTTGATGTATGGTTGGGTAATGTTCGTGGTAACACTTACTCCAAGAACCATACTCACCTCAAACCATCTAGTAAGGAGTTCTGGGACTTCAGGTACTACTACTGTATATGTTACTCACACTACCAGCCCTAATTTATTGGAATTAGTTTGTcctccctcccccccccccccccccccccc
The Dysidea avara chromosome 7, odDysAvar1.4, whole genome shotgun sequence genome window above contains:
- the LOC136260633 gene encoding protein NLRC3-like yields the protein MATVPDGKTNDRPAAHDINKYVVPNCSAKWRELGEALGMTSDQLDIITVDHPTSCEDRCKMMLRKWLDHNPSATWGKLIDAVDSSIVTVHSNTEVVSQLSHHIRRIYRHTRFSVGNHTWPPEQPQDYTPLVLVHYKGQRILQDTTTIMGRLHTGGINDVISAASSQPDFKPTSIQPLKKALQYNEVTKSVADVLVLFEQTDSPQTVLIEGAPGIGKSILMKHIAYSWAEGEILSKFQLVLLVYLRDPAIQKIKSLKGLLNSFYRRVTDNDEDIAACSKHLVQDGGKSLIFLLDGYDEFPEELRENSLIADILDRYVLPECGLVISSRPHASVHIHKKATLRVEILGFTEKEREHFIQQSLKKQPDKIVQLTTYLQNHMTINSLCFTPFHMVVLLFIYKQEYSLPNSLTELYKLFICLTICRHLAKCGNNIFSVITDFYKLPYPCDTIIKQLSNLCLHSLANNQLIFTLTDIKTFCPQLEIIPRAIDGFGLLQVVEYIDIFKTTKTFTFIHVVVQEFLAAYHITLLPPYKELSILEKYFWNDNHTNMFNIYVALTKGQSPALMKFLCNNDGTIGEKFLNDKLKCLHLYQHIYGADDKQMCYAIEKMFSDKEIYLWGTTLSRNDLGAVTTMLACSSIKQWKELELSSCCIQDYGVKLLHCSLRDSNITIEELRLGNNGLSSSSDRCLCDIVINCEVKALEISYNKTIGETNEFFPKILAHPSSRIEILYMIGNNYSSAVAVQLFTSLKDNTTLKRLVIMDNKITDEACDAICAALQVNNTLWLLNIWGNPITGKALQLIVNALQENNTLQLLWFPKDADEDFEAITSLRKVVNKKRRSRGCHLKLQIN